From one Candidatus Methanoplasma termitum genomic stretch:
- a CDS encoding DUF2975 domain-containing protein has product MSDTLDKLNKISWFVGIVVKILMALIVCAIVVVIALAIVAAVNIDFVLDNVSGLTSGSQVAILAVCVIVILILMFVILYYIDHFFMNIRKNNTPFNEASVKDLKILAILTLKLTIAQAVIGAVLAGTIFASQDLPSVIGFNPLSLFIAGVIYVLYLVFKYGVDLQKEADETL; this is encoded by the coding sequence ATGAGCGACACTTTGGATAAACTGAATAAGATCAGCTGGTTCGTTGGAATTGTAGTAAAAATATTGATGGCCCTGATTGTGTGCGCGATAGTGGTTGTTATCGCATTGGCGATAGTGGCCGCTGTCAACATCGATTTCGTGCTGGATAATGTATCCGGTCTGACATCCGGAAGCCAGGTCGCAATACTGGCCGTGTGTGTGATCGTGATACTGATCCTCATGTTCGTGATACTGTATTACATCGACCACTTCTTCATGAATATCCGCAAGAACAACACCCCTTTCAACGAAGCAAGCGTGAAGGACCTGAAGATATTGGCCATACTGACATTGAAATTAACGATCGCACAGGCGGTCATCGGGGCGGTGCTGGCAGGTACGATCTTTGCCTCGCAGGACCTCCCTTCGGTGATCGGGTTCAACCCGCTTTCGCTGTTCATAGCCGGGGTGATCTATGTCCTGTATCTTGTCTTCAAGTACGGAGTGGACCTTCAAAAAGAGGCGGACGAGACATTGTGA
- the cfbA gene encoding sirohydrochlorin nickelochelatase, which yields MATILSERIDELTSGKGSRMIMVVGHGSRLPYNKETVTFQADQLTKMGYENVRCAFNEFDEPTVESVFNEMISQDVDEIIVLPLFISLGAHLKNDIPKKIRLADWISEDSLVHDGRSITVRYAAPIGSDPRLTDVIAEKIMGRWQA from the coding sequence TTGGCAACGATACTTTCCGAAAGGATAGATGAACTGACCTCAGGTAAAGGCAGCAGGATGATAATGGTTGTAGGGCACGGTTCCAGGCTGCCGTACAATAAAGAGACCGTTACTTTCCAAGCGGATCAATTGACTAAAATGGGGTATGAGAATGTGAGGTGTGCATTCAACGAATTCGATGAGCCGACAGTCGAATCCGTATTTAACGAGATGATATCGCAAGATGTGGACGAGATAATAGTGCTGCCTCTGTTCATTTCACTGGGGGCGCACCTCAAAAACGATATTCCAAAGAAGATACGTCTTGCCGACTGGATATCTGAGGACTCGCTTGTTCACGACGGCCGAAGTATAACCGTAAGGTACGCAGCGCCGATAGGCAGCGATCCAAGACTTACAGACGTGATCGCAGAGAAGATCATGGGCCGGTGGCAGGCATGA
- the cfbE gene encoding coenzyme F430 synthase: MNILILDIVHGGEILAQEYSKRGCSVDCVDVYGKAKEDIMSDLREYGISVHDKMPKGHFDLLLMPVHCPDMFLNDVTYDERRTFHEAVGGFIDGGSRIEVTGVKGKTSCCYLLAHILSIDGRSIFLHTSRGQGEWKGGTHTIEKRVSIAPTSLLKLPKGHDAVIAEVSLGGSGKAEMAIITNLAEDYRIAANTRKASDAKASIFSDGKNIVPRSESHIWSKYRDGLIYFGGRVSVVSGPEIGKPTKIKVNYDGEHELFLHGSYLHLQYLDTIEAVLEACYELRVPAEQAIRGLETFNGVPGRGEVKRTEIGWEITERNPGISRMSVAKTLDILGYMGLLKDTIVMLEPMSRNVCEKMDVREIKEMVEDKGAEFCLDDGADTPKEKRVILRIIKEGYQ, encoded by the coding sequence ATGAACATTCTCATTTTGGATATAGTGCACGGCGGAGAGATATTGGCTCAGGAATATTCGAAAAGAGGATGCTCCGTTGATTGTGTAGATGTCTACGGCAAAGCAAAAGAGGACATAATGTCCGACCTCAGGGAGTACGGGATATCAGTACACGATAAAATGCCGAAAGGTCATTTCGATCTCCTACTGATGCCGGTACACTGTCCTGACATGTTCCTGAATGATGTGACATATGATGAAAGAAGAACATTCCATGAAGCGGTAGGCGGATTCATCGACGGAGGATCGAGGATCGAAGTCACGGGAGTGAAAGGAAAGACAAGCTGCTGCTACCTTCTGGCACACATACTTTCGATAGACGGCAGAAGTATATTCCTCCACACTTCCAGAGGCCAAGGGGAGTGGAAAGGCGGGACACACACGATCGAGAAGAGGGTCAGCATAGCACCCACATCGCTGCTGAAGCTTCCGAAAGGTCATGATGCGGTGATAGCAGAAGTATCACTCGGAGGCAGCGGGAAGGCCGAGATGGCGATAATAACGAACCTTGCCGAAGATTATCGGATAGCAGCGAACACCAGGAAGGCCTCGGACGCCAAGGCCTCTATTTTTTCGGACGGAAAGAACATCGTCCCAAGATCTGAATCACACATATGGAGCAAATATCGGGACGGCCTGATATATTTCGGAGGCAGAGTAAGCGTCGTAAGCGGGCCGGAGATCGGTAAACCCACCAAAATAAAGGTAAACTATGATGGTGAGCATGAGCTGTTCCTGCATGGAAGTTACCTACACCTGCAGTATCTCGACACGATCGAAGCGGTGCTGGAGGCCTGCTATGAGTTGAGGGTCCCGGCTGAGCAGGCGATAAGAGGCCTGGAGACATTCAACGGTGTCCCGGGAAGAGGAGAGGTCAAGCGCACAGAGATCGGGTGGGAGATAACGGAAAGGAATCCGGGGATATCCAGGATGTCGGTCGCGAAGACCCTGGATATTTTGGGGTATATGGGACTGCTGAAAGACACAATAGTGATGTTGGAACCCATGAGCCGTAATGTCTGTGAAAAAATGGATGTGCGGGAAATAAAGGAAATGGTCGAGGATAAAGGTGCGGAGTTCTGCCTTGATGACGGCGCAGACACGCCGAAAGAAAAAAGAGTCATTCTCAGGATCATCAAAGAGGGATACCAATGA
- the cimA gene encoding citramalate synthase gives MIYDTTLRDGAQSEGVSFSPEDSLEVLKKLDEFGVDFVEGGWPGSAPKVDEFFKLASKIKLKNTKLTAFGSTGKFGTPAKNDQNLKNLAACPVEWCCIFGKSWDFQVTSALCILPEQNLDLIRNSIRFLKDSGKRVMFDAEHFFDGYINNKEYALSTLKAAVDGGAEWLVLCDTNGGTMMEVIADAVEDVLLTFEIPVGIHCHNDSDLAVANSLVAVERGATMVQGTINGIGERTGNANLCSIMANLELKLEYELNIKDIGQLTELSTFVSETANLAPVPGMPFVGEKAFAHKGGVHVSAIARDPRTYEHIAPECVGNKRRILISDMAGRASISEKLKDFGIDIGTEESQAIVNQIKALEAQGYQFEGADASFELLVRRFKGELESPFKVTGFRVFIDNIGDKVSSEASVKVMDSNGNEEHTASNGDGPVNALDNALRKALSSLFPVTDRIRLTDYKVRVLDGKSATAASVRVLIRSTDGKNSWTTVGVSENVIEASLYALIDSIEYAIHKNTDKEVAQ, from the coding sequence ATGATCTATGATACCACGCTGAGAGACGGTGCGCAGAGCGAGGGAGTGTCATTCTCCCCAGAAGATTCGCTGGAGGTCCTAAAGAAATTGGACGAATTCGGCGTGGATTTCGTCGAGGGCGGATGGCCGGGATCGGCGCCGAAAGTAGATGAGTTCTTCAAGCTGGCAAGCAAGATCAAGCTTAAGAACACTAAGCTGACGGCGTTCGGCAGCACAGGGAAATTCGGCACTCCCGCAAAGAACGACCAGAACCTGAAGAACCTTGCGGCATGCCCGGTAGAGTGGTGCTGCATATTCGGCAAGAGCTGGGATTTCCAGGTGACAAGTGCGCTGTGCATACTTCCCGAGCAAAACCTCGATCTTATCAGGAACAGCATCAGATTCCTTAAGGACTCCGGAAAAAGAGTGATGTTCGATGCAGAGCACTTCTTCGACGGCTACATCAACAACAAAGAATATGCGCTCAGCACTTTGAAGGCCGCCGTTGACGGAGGAGCCGAGTGGCTGGTCCTCTGCGATACTAACGGCGGAACAATGATGGAAGTTATAGCAGACGCCGTAGAGGATGTTCTCCTTACTTTTGAGATCCCGGTGGGGATACACTGCCACAATGATTCGGACCTCGCAGTGGCAAATTCGCTTGTGGCAGTTGAAAGAGGCGCCACAATGGTCCAAGGCACGATTAACGGAATAGGAGAGAGGACAGGCAACGCCAATCTCTGCTCCATAATGGCCAATCTTGAACTCAAACTGGAATATGAGCTCAACATAAAGGATATCGGCCAGCTTACGGAATTATCGACGTTCGTGTCGGAGACCGCCAACCTTGCTCCGGTCCCGGGTATGCCGTTCGTCGGAGAGAAGGCCTTCGCCCATAAGGGAGGAGTTCATGTTTCTGCGATAGCGAGGGATCCGAGGACATATGAGCACATAGCACCGGAGTGCGTAGGCAACAAGCGCAGGATCCTGATATCTGATATGGCGGGAAGGGCCAGCATCTCCGAGAAACTGAAGGACTTCGGAATAGATATCGGAACGGAAGAGAGTCAGGCCATAGTCAATCAGATCAAGGCCCTGGAAGCGCAGGGTTACCAATTCGAGGGTGCCGATGCAAGCTTCGAGCTTTTGGTCAGAAGGTTCAAAGGGGAGTTGGAAAGCCCGTTCAAGGTGACCGGGTTCAGAGTGTTCATAGACAACATCGGGGACAAGGTCAGTTCCGAAGCAAGCGTAAAGGTGATGGACTCGAACGGAAATGAGGAACACACCGCATCTAACGGCGACGGTCCGGTCAATGCATTGGATAATGCTCTCAGAAAAGCGCTTTCTTCATTGTTCCCGGTAACAGACCGCATAAGACTGACAGATTACAAGGTACGTGTGCTTGACGGAAAATCGGCAACCGCGGCATCGGTAAGGGTTCTGATAAGATCGACGGACGGAAAGAACAGCTGGACAACTGTCGGCGTATCGGAAAACGTGATCGAGGCCAGCTTATATGCTCTGATCGATTCCATCGAATACGCAATTCATAAAAATACAGATAAGGAAGTCGCACAATGA
- a CDS encoding ABC transporter ATP-binding protein gives MTSNCPIEIVSLRKEYKGFFAVDDLSLNVEKNSFTGFLGPNGAGKSTTLKILTHLTNATSGEAYINGIDVTKNAEGALSDVGTVLETPEFYSYLTPVETMTYLGKINGMTKESLSAKIPEILEKVKMEEWGDKRIGTFSKGMKQRIAIGQSLLTDPSVIIFDEPTSGLDPRGMIEVRGVLKSLKTHDLTIFMSSHMLYEVSDLCDRVALINHGKLIVHDTTERIMNAGGTRVVKIKVINHSEVTSQTVKDIGALTNVESVDLDSGNIEIHLNGGDRDQASLLKDITAMGLNVYSITNDNLESIYLDLIKESR, from the coding sequence ATGACAAGCAACTGTCCAATAGAAATAGTGAGTCTGCGTAAAGAATATAAAGGATTCTTTGCGGTAGATGATTTATCCTTAAATGTTGAGAAGAATAGTTTTACCGGTTTCCTCGGGCCGAACGGTGCCGGAAAAAGTACGACCCTGAAGATATTGACACATCTGACAAATGCGACATCTGGAGAAGCTTACATCAACGGCATAGATGTCACAAAAAATGCAGAGGGTGCGCTGTCAGATGTAGGCACAGTCTTGGAAACGCCTGAGTTTTATTCTTATTTGACACCGGTTGAAACAATGACGTATCTCGGAAAGATCAACGGCATGACCAAAGAGTCGCTTTCCGCAAAGATCCCAGAGATTCTGGAGAAAGTAAAGATGGAGGAATGGGGCGACAAACGCATAGGAACATTCTCAAAGGGGATGAAACAGCGTATCGCTATCGGTCAATCATTGCTTACGGATCCCTCCGTGATAATATTTGACGAACCGACCTCTGGCCTTGACCCAAGAGGGATGATCGAGGTGCGCGGGGTTCTGAAGTCACTCAAGACTCATGACCTCACGATCTTCATGAGTTCCCATATGTTGTATGAGGTAAGCGACCTTTGCGACAGGGTAGCGCTGATCAATCATGGCAAACTCATTGTACATGATACCACCGAGAGAATAATGAATGCCGGAGGGACCAGGGTCGTCAAGATCAAGGTGATCAACCACAGCGAGGTTACATCTCAAACCGTAAAGGACATCGGAGCACTGACAAATGTTGAGAGTGTTGATCTTGACAGTGGCAACATCGAGATACACCTGAACGGCGGAGATCGCGATCAGGCATCGCTTCTCAAGGACATCACTGCAATGGGGCTAAATGTGTATAGCATAACAAACGACAATCTTGAGTCTATCTATCTGGACCTGATAAAGGAGTCGAGGTGA
- a CDS encoding PFL family protein yields MVELNEVFETNTMIRDENLDVRTITMGIGLLDCCDSDVDILCDNIYKKITAVAKDLVKIGDEIGIDYGIPIINKRISVTPISLVGASSCRTRNDFVKIAETLERAACNVGVNFLGGYSALVQKGMSAADRLLIESIPYALANTEHICSSVSLASTKTGIDMDAVKLMGRVIKETAEATKDRDSIGCAKLVVFCNPADDNPFMAGAFHGVTETDTVINVGVSGPGVVKNAISKVKGQNFEVLCETVKKTAFKVTRVGQLVAKEASRRLNVPFGIVDLSLAPTPAIGDSIADIIQEMGVEYVGAPGTTAALAILNDQVKKGGVMASSYVGGLSGAFIPVSEDRSMAYAAEIGALSIDKLEAMTCVCSVGLDMIPIPGDTPAETISGIIADEMAIGMVNQKTTAVRLIPVIGKKAGETVEFGGLLGNSTIMPVNKYGCKDFIDRGGRIPAPIHSFKN; encoded by the coding sequence ATGGTAGAACTCAACGAAGTGTTCGAGACGAACACAATGATACGTGACGAGAACCTGGATGTCAGAACGATAACAATGGGGATCGGCCTGCTGGATTGCTGCGATTCCGATGTGGATATCCTTTGCGACAATATTTACAAAAAGATAACGGCAGTAGCAAAGGACCTTGTCAAGATAGGGGACGAGATCGGTATCGATTACGGCATCCCCATAATAAACAAAAGGATCTCGGTCACACCTATCTCCCTGGTCGGTGCGTCTTCATGCAGAACCCGCAACGATTTTGTAAAGATCGCAGAGACCTTAGAAAGAGCCGCCTGTAACGTCGGCGTCAACTTCCTCGGCGGATATTCTGCGTTGGTCCAGAAAGGCATGTCGGCGGCGGACCGGCTTCTGATCGAATCTATACCTTACGCTCTTGCCAACACAGAACATATATGCAGCTCTGTGAGCCTTGCTTCCACGAAAACCGGGATCGACATGGATGCCGTAAAGCTGATGGGCAGAGTAATAAAAGAAACTGCGGAAGCGACCAAGGACAGGGACTCCATCGGATGTGCCAAACTTGTGGTCTTCTGCAACCCCGCGGACGATAACCCGTTCATGGCGGGAGCATTCCACGGCGTTACGGAAACAGACACAGTGATCAACGTAGGGGTCAGCGGGCCCGGCGTAGTGAAGAATGCCATATCAAAGGTCAAAGGACAGAATTTCGAGGTCCTTTGCGAAACGGTGAAGAAAACAGCATTCAAGGTCACAAGGGTCGGACAGTTAGTTGCCAAAGAGGCCTCCAGGCGCCTCAATGTCCCATTCGGGATAGTGGACCTTTCCCTTGCCCCGACACCTGCCATCGGCGACAGTATCGCAGATATCATACAGGAGATGGGGGTCGAGTACGTCGGCGCACCCGGAACAACCGCTGCGCTGGCTATATTGAATGACCAAGTGAAGAAGGGCGGCGTGATGGCGTCATCTTATGTCGGAGGATTAAGCGGCGCGTTCATCCCTGTGTCGGAGGACAGATCGATGGCCTATGCCGCAGAGATCGGCGCCCTGAGCATCGATAAACTTGAAGCGATGACCTGCGTTTGCTCGGTGGGATTGGATATGATCCCCATACCAGGGGACACGCCCGCAGAGACGATCTCGGGCATAATAGCTGATGAAATGGCCATAGGAATGGTCAATCAGAAGACCACCGCGGTCAGACTCATACCCGTCATCGGAAAGAAGGCGGGAGAGACAGTAGAGTTCGGCGGGCTGTTGGGGAACTCGACGATAATGCCTGTGAACAAATACGGCTGCAAGGATTTCATCGACCGCGGCGGAAGGATCCCCGCCCCCATCCACAGCTTCAAGAATTAA
- a CDS encoding homoserine dehydrogenase, with translation MMVNAQLYVKDLPGRLVESLEPISLVNGNIVGVVHDREQIVNQRICIDVTFEIRDTSELDRLKAIWKSKDVQIAKIGSVYKTHTMEYMLVGKFKASFIESLLDEAAKTITLESVDVNYSSKDASSATRTAMITAELISEGDLKKFDAFFADACKKSNIVYIRGL, from the coding sequence ATGATGGTTAATGCACAACTCTACGTGAAGGACCTCCCGGGACGGCTAGTGGAATCTCTGGAGCCCATTTCATTGGTCAACGGTAACATCGTCGGCGTTGTACACGATCGTGAACAGATAGTGAACCAGAGGATATGCATTGACGTTACATTCGAGATCAGGGACACTTCGGAACTTGACAGGCTGAAAGCGATATGGAAATCAAAAGATGTACAGATAGCAAAGATCGGTTCGGTGTACAAGACCCATACGATGGAGTACATGCTGGTGGGAAAATTCAAAGCTTCTTTCATTGAGTCCCTTTTGGACGAAGCGGCAAAAACGATCACGTTAGAATCTGTCGATGTCAACTATTCATCAAAGGATGCAAGTTCTGCGACCAGGACCGCTATGATCACTGCCGAGCTCATAAGCGAGGGCGACCTCAAAAAATTCGATGCGTTCTTTGCCGATGCTTGCAAGAAAAGCAACATCGTCTATATCAGGGGGCTTTGA
- a CDS encoding ABC transporter permease yields the protein MDSSIKNHTIEIGIRNDLRQICVVTRYEILRHLRSKKMYAFAGIAVLLLVLITGLGMALDGGLSKDPQEFMSGYVSLISLFVIVGVSLFCASTLSSEFEERTALLIFPRPMKRVSLFIGKAMACYIVCGGVIILYYFVSMIISLLNTGSVYPAAFASLGLALLFMLGTGGFALLMSSLFNKGAIAVIITIAALLLIFNIIDGMSSMFNFEPVFSITYAGADISNVINGNVTNSVYMDALGGYITYFYPSHGLAIAIMVVWATVTTSLSALLFIRREF from the coding sequence ATGGACAGTTCTATTAAGAATCACACAATAGAAATTGGTATCAGGAACGACCTCAGGCAGATCTGTGTTGTCACAAGATACGAGATATTGAGACACTTGCGAAGCAAGAAGATGTATGCATTTGCAGGAATTGCGGTTTTGCTGTTGGTTCTGATCACAGGATTGGGAATGGCTCTCGATGGGGGACTTTCCAAAGACCCACAGGAGTTCATGAGCGGATATGTGTCACTAATAAGCCTATTTGTAATCGTTGGAGTGTCATTGTTCTGCGCTTCCACGTTGTCATCAGAATTCGAAGAGCGTACGGCGCTACTTATATTTCCCAGACCTATGAAAAGGGTCTCACTTTTCATCGGAAAGGCGATGGCTTGTTACATAGTATGTGGCGGCGTGATAATACTTTACTATTTTGTGAGTATGATCATTTCATTATTGAACACCGGAAGCGTATATCCTGCCGCATTCGCGTCGCTTGGACTTGCGCTGTTATTCATGCTCGGTACTGGCGGATTTGCGTTGCTTATGAGTTCCCTCTTCAACAAAGGAGCCATTGCTGTGATAATAACGATTGCAGCATTGCTTCTGATATTCAACATTATTGATGGAATGAGCAGTATGTTCAATTTCGAACCGGTGTTCAGCATTACATATGCCGGCGCAGATATATCGAATGTCATAAACGGAAATGTAACAAACTCAGTCTACATGGATGCGCTCGGGGGATATATAACATACTTCTACCCGTCGCATGGACTGGCCATTGCAATAATGGTCGTGTGGGCAACCGTTACTACATCATTATCCGCTCTGTTGTTCATAAGGAGGGAGTTCTGA
- a CDS encoding helix-turn-helix domain-containing protein — MAIILRLDRVMADRKMSLNELAERVGISNVNLSNIKTGKISAIRFSTLNAICSTLKCQPGDILEFVEDKD; from the coding sequence ATGGCGATAATACTCAGGCTTGACAGAGTGATGGCTGATAGGAAGATGTCCCTCAATGAGCTTGCCGAGAGGGTCGGGATATCCAATGTCAATCTTTCCAACATAAAGACCGGAAAGATCAGTGCGATACGTTTCTCCACCCTGAACGCCATATGTTCCACATTGAAATGCCAGCCCGGAGACATATTGGAGTTCGTAGAGGACAAAGATTAA
- a CDS encoding flavodoxin domain-containing protein produces the protein MRTLIAYATKTGAAKECAEMLAEKIGDCTLFDLEGGAPHIDDYDFIIVGTGIRAGRAYKPFKDFLEKNNKTLLSKRRAFYICGVRVKDYRDEINNNISKELRDAAVVVKGFGGKPVLKKAVDQSWMLVDEVNAFAQTIKGLS, from the coding sequence ATGAGGACCTTGATTGCATATGCGACAAAGACCGGTGCGGCAAAAGAATGCGCCGAGATGCTGGCGGAAAAGATCGGAGACTGTACACTATTTGATCTTGAGGGTGGTGCACCGCATATTGACGACTATGATTTCATAATCGTCGGCACGGGGATCAGAGCAGGGAGGGCGTACAAACCGTTCAAAGACTTCCTTGAGAAGAATAACAAGACCCTTCTTTCAAAAAGGAGGGCATTCTATATCTGCGGTGTACGAGTGAAGGATTACCGGGACGAGATCAACAATAACATTTCAAAAGAACTGAGAGATGCTGCCGTTGTGGTCAAAGGGTTCGGCGGCAAACCCGTGCTTAAAAAGGCGGTCGACCAAAGCTGGATGCTTGTTGATGAAGTGAATGCCTTCGCTCAGACCATAAAGGGACTGTCCTGA
- a CDS encoding homoserine dehydrogenase, which yields MRIMMSGFGTVGQGFAEVLILKRGFLEEKYGKVVKIVGVMDSSTYAADASGLSPKDLLERKRSTGKVGTSKYQDPKKVMDSIEYDLLVEVTPTDIKTGGVGLKNIRYALQSGKDVITVNKGPLALNFCELVALAKQNGCKFRFEGSVGGAMPIINLCRECLVGEKISSIRGIFNGTCNFILSKMDNGQSFEQALKEAQQMGYAEADPTNDIEGYDSACKVAILANSIFRKSVTLSDVKITGISSVTSEAIALAASNNKVIRLIGEVSDERLEVAPRLVPKGHPLSITGTLNAAQVVTDLAGPVSISGKGAGSIETASAILSDLVSIMDDRKERRERCQNQ from the coding sequence ATGAGAATAATGATGTCGGGGTTCGGAACGGTCGGGCAGGGCTTCGCCGAGGTCCTGATACTCAAGAGAGGATTCCTCGAGGAGAAATACGGTAAAGTGGTCAAAATAGTCGGGGTCATGGACTCTTCCACTTATGCCGCCGATGCATCCGGATTAAGTCCGAAAGACCTTTTGGAGAGGAAGAGATCGACGGGGAAAGTGGGAACTTCAAAATATCAGGACCCAAAGAAAGTAATGGACTCTATAGAGTACGATCTGCTTGTAGAGGTCACCCCCACCGACATAAAGACCGGCGGAGTGGGACTGAAGAACATAAGGTATGCCCTCCAGTCCGGAAAAGATGTCATAACGGTCAACAAAGGGCCGCTGGCACTTAACTTCTGCGAACTCGTTGCGTTGGCAAAACAGAACGGATGCAAGTTCCGTTTCGAGGGGTCGGTGGGCGGAGCGATGCCCATAATCAACCTGTGCAGAGAGTGCCTTGTCGGAGAGAAGATCTCATCCATCCGCGGTATATTCAACGGAACGTGCAACTTCATCCTCAGCAAGATGGATAACGGGCAGTCTTTCGAACAGGCTTTGAAAGAGGCGCAGCAGATGGGTTATGCGGAGGCCGATCCGACGAATGATATCGAAGGATATGACAGCGCATGCAAGGTCGCCATACTCGCAAATTCCATATTCAGAAAAAGTGTCACATTGTCAGATGTGAAAATAACAGGCATATCCTCCGTAACAAGCGAGGCTATCGCATTGGCGGCATCGAACAACAAGGTGATCAGGCTCATCGGAGAGGTCTCCGACGAGAGATTAGAGGTCGCCCCGCGCCTTGTACCAAAGGGGCATCCTCTCAGCATCACAGGCACGTTGAACGCCGCGCAGGTCGTAACGGATCTGGCCGGGCCGGTATCTATCTCCGGCAAAGGTGCCGGGAGCATTGAGACAGCGTCGGCGATATTGAGCGATCTCGTTTCCATAATGGATGACAGAAAGGAGCGTAGGGAAAGATGTCAGAATCAGTGA
- a CDS encoding ACT domain-containing protein, whose amino-acid sequence MNRVVVTLVGKDHTGIIAAVCNYFADNDINILEIKQTTAQDYINMMMIVDVEKCTKQFSDIAIGLDIVGKKVGCIIKAQHEEIFNMMHRI is encoded by the coding sequence ATGAACAGAGTAGTAGTGACGCTCGTGGGGAAGGATCATACCGGGATAATTGCTGCGGTATGCAACTATTTCGCTGATAATGATATCAACATCCTTGAGATCAAACAGACCACCGCCCAGGATTACATCAACATGATGATGATCGTTGATGTCGAAAAATGCACCAAACAGTTCTCTGATATAGCCATCGGGCTCGATATCGTGGGAAAGAAGGTCGGCTGTATAATCAAGGCGCAGCATGAAGAGATCTTCAATATGATGCACAGGATCTGA
- a CDS encoding CbiX/SirB N-terminal domain-containing protein, with translation MQQIIKKRVFDMKKGIMIIGHGSRYNYNKWVMEEQKKRLEGKGFRNVYIGFNETTYPLVEDVLEDMVKDGIDHVVAIPFFIACGLHIMRDIPEKLGMPHGANKASVKKKGKNIFIELW, from the coding sequence ATGCAACAGATCATAAAAAAACGGGTGTTTGATATGAAAAAAGGAATAATGATAATCGGCCACGGATCCAGATATAACTACAATAAATGGGTCATGGAAGAGCAGAAGAAAAGGCTTGAAGGAAAAGGATTCAGGAATGTCTACATAGGATTCAACGAGACAACATATCCGCTTGTGGAGGACGTCCTTGAGGATATGGTCAAAGATGGTATCGACCATGTCGTTGCGATCCCGTTCTTCATCGCCTGCGGACTGCATATCATGCGGGACATCCCTGAAAAACTGGGCATGCCTCACGGCGCGAACAAAGCCTCTGTAAAAAAGAAAGGCAAAAACATTTTCATAGAACTCTGGTAG